GGGCTTCGTGCCCCTGGCTGGCGGCGCCATCACCATTCTTGGTCAGGAAGGGCGCAAGGCGCAGCGGCGTAACCAGGTCGCCTATGTGCCGCAATCGGAGGAAGTGGACTGGAATTTCCCGGTCCTCGTCGAGGACGTGGTGATGATGGGCCGTTTCGGCCACATGAACATGTTCCGCATGCCCCGGCCCCTCGACCGGCACAAGGTCGCCGACGCCCTGGCCCGCGTCGACATGACCGGCTTCGCCAGGCGCCAGATCGGCGAGCTGTCCGGCGGCCAGAAAAAGCGCGTCTTCCTGGCCCGCGCCCTGGCACAGGAGGGCGAGGTGATCCTGCTCGACGAGCCCTTTACCGGCGTCGACGTCAAGACCGAGGACGCCATCGTCGCCCTGCTGCGCGCCCTGCGCGACGAGGGCAAGGTGATCCTGGTCTCCACCCATAATCTGGGCTCTGTCCCCGAATTCTGCGACCGCACCGTCCTGGTCAAGGGCACGGTGCTCGCCCATGGCCCCACCGAGGAGGTCTTTACCCGCGACCGGCTTGAGGAGGCCTTCGGCGGCGTGCTGCGCCATTTCGTGCTGGCCGGTCCAGGCCTGCATGCCGATGACGATCCGCGCCATCTCTCGGTGCTGACCGATGATGAACGCCCGCTGGTTCTCTATGGCGAAAAGGGTCGCGAAACCCATCAGCAATCGAGCAATGGCAAATGATCGAAACCCTGCTCGAACCTTTTTCCTATCATTACATGGTCAATGCCATGTGGGTCTCGGCGCTGGTCGGCGGCGTCTGCGCCTTTCTCTCGGCCTATCTGATGCTCAAGGGCTGGTCGCTGATCGGCGATGCGCTGAGCCATTCCATCGTCCCCGGCGTCGCCGGCGCCTATATGCTGGGCCTGCCCTTTTCGCTCGGCGCCTTCCTGTCGGGCGGCATGGCGGCCGGCGCCATGCTGTTCCTCTCCCAGCGCACCAAACTGCGCGAGGATGCCGTTATCGGGCTGATCTTCACCACCTTTTTCGGGCTCGGCCTGTTCATGGTCTCGGTCTCGCCGGTCTCGGTGGATGTGCAATCGATCGTGCTCGGCAATATCCTCGCCATCACCCCCGAGGACACGCTGCAATTGGTGCTGATCTCGGCGGTGACGCTGGGGGTGATGCTGGTCATCTGGAAGGACCTCATGGTCACCTTTTTCGATGAAAGCCATGCCCGCTCCATTGGCCTCAAGACCGATGCGCTCAAGATTGTATTCTTCACCCTGCTCAGCGCCGCCACCGTCGCCGCCATGCAGACCGTCGGCGCCTTCCTCGTTATCGCCATGGTCGTCACCCCCGGCGCCACCGCCTATCTCCTGGCCGACCGCTTCTCGCGCCTCATTGTCATCGCCATTGTTCTGGGCGTTCTCACCTCCGCGATCGGCGCCTATCTCAGCTATTTCCTCGATGGCGCCACCGGCGGCGTCATCGTGGTGCTGCAGACCCTGGTCTTTCTCACCGCCTTCGTCTTCGCCCCCCGGCACGGCCTGCTCGCCGCCCGCCGCCGCATCGCCACGGAGACCCGCTGATGGCCTGGTATGACATCGCGCTCTGGCCGTTCCAGATGGGCTTCATGGTCCAGGCCATGCTCATCGCCGTGCTGGTCGCCGTGCCCACCGCTTTGCTCTCCTGCTTCCTGGTGCTCAAGGGCTGGTCGCTGATGGGCGACGCCATTTCCCATGCGGTGCTGCCCGGCGTGGTGCTGGCCTATGTGGTCGGCATTCCCCTGGGCATCGGCGCCTTCATCGCCGGCATGGTCTGCGCGCTGTCGGTCGGCTTTCTCAAGGAAAACAGCCGCATCAAGGAAGATACGGTCATGGGCGTGGTCTTTGCCGGCCTGTTCGGGCTGGGCATTGTCCTCTACACCGCCATCCGCACCGATGTGCATCTCGACCATATCCTGTTCGGCAATATGCTGGGCATCGGCATGGGCGACCTCGTCACCTCCTCGATCATCGCTCTCGTTGTGGTCGCGCTGATCGTCGCTAAATGGCGCGATCTCATGCTCTTCATCTTCGATCCGCAACAGGCCGGCGCCATCGGCCTGCCGACGCGTCTGCTGCATTATGGCCTGCTCGCCATGATCTCGCTCACCGTGGTCGGGGCGCTGCAGGCGGTCGGCATCGTGCTGGTCATCGGCCTGTTGATCGCCCCCGGCGCTATTGCCTTCCTGGTCACCAGACGTTTCGGCATCATGCTGCTGGTGGCGACCGCCATCTCGGTCTCCTGCAGCCTGCTCGGCGTCTATCTGAGCTTCTTCCTCGACAGCGCCCCCGCCCCCACCATCGTGCTGCTGATGAGCGCCTGCTTCATCCTGGCCTTCCTGCTGACGCAGCGGCGGAGCGTGGCAATGGTGTGAGCATCGATCCCGCCACTTATCCCCACCATCCCCTCTCCGCTCACACTAGGCTCCATTCGAACCTGGAGCCTGTTCATGGATCACACCGCCCGCCTCGACCTGCCCTTCATCATGGCCGGCCAGGCCCTCAAGCACATCACTCATAACGATGCCCTGGAGCGCCTCGACGCCCTGGTGCAGCCGATCGTGCAATCGGCCTCGCTGGCCACCCCGCCCGCCACGCCGCTGCCCGGCGAGGCCTGGATCGTTCCCGCCGGGGCCAGCGGCTTCTGGGCCGGCCATGCCGACGAGATCGCCGCCTTCCAGTCCGGCGCCTGGCGCTTCTACGATCCGGCCCAGGGCTGGCAGGTCTTCGACCGGCAAAGCGGCGCGCTGCTGATCTATTCGGGCGCGGCCTGGGTGCCGGTGGCCGGCCTTGGTGCCGGCCTGCCGCAATTGGGCGTCAACACCTCCGCCGACAGCACCAATCGCCTCGCCGTCGCCGCCGAGGCCACGCTCCTGACTCATGCCGGCGCCGGCCACCAGCTCAAGCTCAACAAATCCGCCACCGCCGACACCGCCAGCCTGCTGTTCCAGTCCAATTGGCATGGCCATGCCGAAATGGGGCTGATGGGCGACGATCATTGGCGTATCAAGGTCAGCCCCGATGGGTCGAACTGGATGAATGCCGTGACCATCGATGCGGCGACCGGTGCCGTCACCATGTCCGGCCCGCTCCGCCCCGCCACCGACAATAATGTCAGCCTGGGGGCCAGCGGCGCCCGCTGGTCCGCCATCTGGGCGGCCACCGGCACCATCCAGACCTCGGATGCCCGGCATAAGACCAACATCGCGCCGTCCGATCTCGGCCTCGATTTCATCCGCGCCCTGCAACCGGTGCGCTTTTCCTGGATCGCGGACGATGGCGATGTGCATTACGGCCTCGTCGCCCAGCAGGTGGCCGAGGCGCTTTCGGCGAGCGGCGTCGCAAATTTCGGCGGCCATGTCGTCGCCGATGGCCAGCAGGCCCTGCGCTACGACCAGTTCATCGCCCCCCTGACCAAGGCGGTGCAGGAACTGGCCGAGAGGCTGGAAGAACTGGAGCGCCGCCAGACCGGTGCTTCATAGGCCCCATCCCGAGCCGTCGAAGACCTCATCCTGAGCTTGTCGAAGGACGAGGTCGCGGCCCTTGCCGCTCCGTCCTCATGGGTCGACAAGTTCACCAGGTCTGAAACCGTGTCGGCCCGAAAACGAGGGACTTTCCAATTCGCCTTTTTTGGATAGTCTCTTGGGACCAGACTCACGGGAGGCCAGCGTCATGGCACACAGGTTCAACATCACCGCGGCGGCGAACGACCAGTTCAAATTCGACTTCTCCTACAATGCGGAGAAAATCTTCTGGTCGGAGAACTACAAGCAGAAGGCCAGCGCCAAAAGCGCCATTGATTCGCTGAAGAAGAACGCGCCCGGCGCCGGCATTGTCGACCTGTCCAGGGACGAGACCGGTTCGGGCTACCGTTTCGAGATCAAGAAATCCACCGATGACCAATTCTACGTGACCTTCGTGGCCCCCAATGGCGAGATCATGGTGCGCACCGAACGCTACAAGCAGAAGGCCAGCGCCCAGAACGCCATCGACTCGCTTAAAAACAACGGCCCGCAAGCCGACAGCAGCGACCAGACGTAACCACTCTTCGCCTTTCCCAGGAGGAAGGTTCTGACGAGGCGGGCTTCTTCCATGCTGGAGCCCATTCACAACGCTGACCACCTTGGTCTAGTCTCCCGGTGGAACATTCCGGGAGACAATATTCAGATGGTCAAGATTTCCGCTCTTCTCGCCAGCGCCGCCCTGGTGCTGGCCGCCGCGCCGGTCGCGGCGCAGGACCTGCCCGATCTCGATGGCCGCGTCATCCACGCCGTCACCGAAAACGCCTATTATCCGCTGAACTTCGCCGATGCGGACGGCAATGGCATCGGGCTGGAATATGATGTCGTCAACGAAGTAGCCAGCCGCCTCAATGCGACAATCGAATGGAATCTGACCGCCTGGGACGTGATGATTGAATCGGTGCGCACCGGCCAGTTCGATATCGGCGCCGATGGCATCACCATCACCGCCGAGCGCGCCGAACAGATCGACTTCACCGATCCCTTCATCACCGTCGAGCAATATTTCCTCGTCCGCGCCGATGAAGAGCGCATCACCGGCGCCGAGAGCTTTGCCGAGGATGAAGACCTGCTATTCGGCGCCCAGGCCGGCACGTCCTCATTCTATACCGCCATCTACGACATTCTCGATGGCGACGAGGCCAATCCGCGCGTCAAGACCTTCGACAGCTTCGGCGCCGCCGTGCAGGCGGTCAAGGCCGGCGACGTCGACGCCGTCATTGCCGACCAGGCCGCCGCCTCCGGCTATATCGGCGCCGATCCCGGGGCCTTCAAACAG
This genomic stretch from Devosia sp. YIM 151766 harbors:
- a CDS encoding manganese/iron ABC transporter ATP-binding protein; protein product: MSAAPGIEVKDITVAYRNGTTALRHASFASPRGSITALVGVNGAGKSTIFKAIMGFVPLAGGAITILGQEGRKAQRRNQVAYVPQSEEVDWNFPVLVEDVVMMGRFGHMNMFRMPRPLDRHKVADALARVDMTGFARRQIGELSGGQKKRVFLARALAQEGEVILLDEPFTGVDVKTEDAIVALLRALRDEGKVILVSTHNLGSVPEFCDRTVLVKGTVLAHGPTEEVFTRDRLEEAFGGVLRHFVLAGPGLHADDDPRHLSVLTDDERPLVLYGEKGRETHQQSSNGK
- a CDS encoding metal ABC transporter permease, with amino-acid sequence MIETLLEPFSYHYMVNAMWVSALVGGVCAFLSAYLMLKGWSLIGDALSHSIVPGVAGAYMLGLPFSLGAFLSGGMAAGAMLFLSQRTKLREDAVIGLIFTTFFGLGLFMVSVSPVSVDVQSIVLGNILAITPEDTLQLVLISAVTLGVMLVIWKDLMVTFFDESHARSIGLKTDALKIVFFTLLSAATVAAMQTVGAFLVIAMVVTPGATAYLLADRFSRLIVIAIVLGVLTSAIGAYLSYFLDGATGGVIVVLQTLVFLTAFVFAPRHGLLAARRRIATETR
- a CDS encoding metal ABC transporter permease; translated protein: MAWYDIALWPFQMGFMVQAMLIAVLVAVPTALLSCFLVLKGWSLMGDAISHAVLPGVVLAYVVGIPLGIGAFIAGMVCALSVGFLKENSRIKEDTVMGVVFAGLFGLGIVLYTAIRTDVHLDHILFGNMLGIGMGDLVTSSIIALVVVALIVAKWRDLMLFIFDPQQAGAIGLPTRLLHYGLLAMISLTVVGALQAVGIVLVIGLLIAPGAIAFLVTRRFGIMLLVATAISVSCSLLGVYLSFFLDSAPAPTIVLLMSACFILAFLLTQRRSVAMV
- a CDS encoding DUF2793 domain-containing protein; amino-acid sequence: MDHTARLDLPFIMAGQALKHITHNDALERLDALVQPIVQSASLATPPATPLPGEAWIVPAGASGFWAGHADEIAAFQSGAWRFYDPAQGWQVFDRQSGALLIYSGAAWVPVAGLGAGLPQLGVNTSADSTNRLAVAAEATLLTHAGAGHQLKLNKSATADTASLLFQSNWHGHAEMGLMGDDHWRIKVSPDGSNWMNAVTIDAATGAVTMSGPLRPATDNNVSLGASGARWSAIWAATGTIQTSDARHKTNIAPSDLGLDFIRALQPVRFSWIADDGDVHYGLVAQQVAEALSASGVANFGGHVVADGQQALRYDQFIAPLTKAVQELAERLEELERRQTGAS
- a CDS encoding DUF1508 domain-containing protein → MSRDETGSGYRFEIKKSTDDQFYVTFVAPNGEIMVRTERYKQKASAQNAIDSLKNNGPQADSSDQT
- a CDS encoding transporter substrate-binding domain-containing protein; the protein is MVKISALLASAALVLAAAPVAAQDLPDLDGRVIHAVTENAYYPLNFADADGNGIGLEYDVVNEVASRLNATIEWNLTAWDVMIESVRTGQFDIGADGITITAERAEQIDFTDPFITVEQYFLVRADEERITGAESFAEDEDLLFGAQAGTSSFYTAIYDILDGDEANPRVKTFDSFGAAVQAVKAGDVDAVIADQAAASGYIGADPGAFKQVGESIKSDPLGFILTPGSDLAAPFNAALDQLREEGWLDERINYWFFEYAAE